In the Caldilineales bacterium genome, one interval contains:
- a CDS encoding (2Fe-2S)-binding protein, with translation MRITRSDAFLPPLERGEPITVSIDGRSVSAFAGESVAAVLLAEGIRSFRQTAKRGEGRGLFCGIGICYDCLVTVDGTANLRACLTPVTPGCAIETGARGQA, from the coding sequence GTGCGGATCACTCGCTCCGATGCTTTCCTTCCCCCGCTCGAACGGGGAGAGCCGATCACCGTCAGCATCGACGGGCGGTCTGTGAGCGCCTTCGCTGGCGAATCGGTGGCGGCGGTGCTGCTGGCCGAGGGCATCCGCAGCTTCCGGCAGACGGCGAAGAGGGGCGAGGGGCGGGGCCTGTTCTGCGGCATTGGCATTTGCTACGATTGCCTGGTGACGGTGGACGGAACCGCCAACCTGCGCGCCTGCCTGACGCCGGTGACGCCCGGCTGCGCTATCGAAACAGGGGCGAGGGGGCAGGCATGA
- a CDS encoding LLM class flavin-dependent oxidoreductase — protein MTQRMALYMQDKHPIRYEIEMVKYAEEKGFSEIWQADTRLARDCVVMMSAFLAETKRLRYGSGVLPIWTRNPAVIAATWSTMWELAGKTADGRSRVMLGLGAWWEPIAGRVGVNRTKPLKAMREHVEAIRQLFTMEEVSYEGEFVHLDRVKLDVAFGDASPRDIPIYIGATGDKMLEMAGEICDGVVLNYVVSVDYIRRAVELVRQGAARVGKTLDQVDRPELLVCCLSDEDPKAAMMEGKALVAYYLGTEPHIMKASNVDEDLIKRVQEFVGWPATEEDYRRAAAIIPDDVVRNLMAVGTGQQCRDKVAEYIEAGVTCPILYPMMNDIKPVIDAFSNWTP, from the coding sequence ATGACCCAACGCATGGCCCTTTACATGCAGGACAAACACCCCATCCGCTACGAGATCGAGATGGTCAAGTACGCCGAAGAAAAAGGCTTCTCGGAAATCTGGCAGGCAGATACGCGGCTGGCCCGCGACTGCGTGGTGATGATGAGCGCCTTCCTGGCCGAGACCAAACGGCTGCGCTACGGCTCCGGCGTGCTGCCGATCTGGACCCGCAACCCGGCCGTCATCGCCGCCACCTGGAGCACGATGTGGGAGCTGGCCGGGAAGACGGCGGATGGCCGCAGTCGGGTGATGCTGGGCCTGGGCGCCTGGTGGGAGCCGATCGCCGGCCGGGTGGGAGTGAATCGCACCAAACCGCTCAAGGCCATGCGCGAACACGTCGAAGCCATCCGCCAGCTGTTTACGATGGAGGAAGTGAGCTACGAGGGCGAATTCGTCCACCTCGATCGGGTCAAGCTCGACGTGGCCTTCGGCGACGCCTCCCCGCGCGACATCCCCATCTACATCGGCGCCACCGGCGACAAGATGCTGGAGATGGCCGGGGAGATCTGCGACGGCGTCGTCCTCAACTACGTCGTTTCGGTGGACTACATCCGCCGGGCGGTGGAATTGGTGCGGCAGGGCGCGGCCCGGGTTGGGAAGACGCTCGACCAGGTGGACCGGCCCGAGCTGTTGGTCTGCTGCCTTTCGGACGAAGACCCGAAAGCGGCGATGATGGAAGGCAAGGCCCTGGTCGCCTACTACCTGGGCACCGAGCCGCACATCATGAAGGCCAGCAATGTCGATGAAGACCTGATCAAACGCGTGCAGGAATTCGTGGGTTGGCCGGCCACCGAGGAAGACTACCGCCGGGCGGCCGCCATCATCCCCGATGACGTGGTGCGCAACCTGATGGCCGTGGGCACGGGCCAACAATGCCGCGACAAAGTGGCCGAATACATCGAGGCCGGCGTCACCTGCCCCATCCTCTACCCGATGATGAACGATATCAAACCGGTGATCGACGCCTTCTCGAACTGGACGCCGTAA
- a CDS encoding FAD-dependent oxidoreductase has product MTERVDVAVVGAGPAGLQAAIVAAQAGARVALIDSYPRPGGQYFKQPPAAFRGHDRWRQQAALDALLAHLARPNAQIFGETLVWGAFAADGGDGWLLALHGPAAPHRLHAQALILAAGAYDRPIPFPGWTLPGVMAAGGVQTLIKGQRLLPGRRVLLSGSGPLQLAVAAALVHAGADVVAVLEGSALGFSALKQAPAAWGQWSRLAEGWGYLRTLRAAGAPLRRGWAVVAAHGQGEVQEAVIARLDADWRPIPGTAQTLAVDTIVIGYGFIPSTELSRLLGCEHDFVPEQGGYVPRRDDEMQTTLPGVFAVGDGAGIGGAALAQIEGRIAGIAAAHRLGFVSAAEAEQMKAALRPHWQRERRFAAMLGRLFTPGPGLYTLADDDTTLCRCEEVTVGQVRAAAADGVQSVNELKGLTRAGMGNCQGRICGELAARLLADAVGADAADPKQIEAMGRFTVRPPIHPLPLSVLAAAAEPTP; this is encoded by the coding sequence ATGACCGAGCGCGTCGATGTGGCCGTGGTGGGCGCGGGGCCGGCGGGATTGCAGGCTGCCATCGTCGCCGCCCAGGCCGGGGCGAGGGTGGCCCTGATCGACAGCTATCCCCGGCCGGGCGGCCAGTACTTCAAGCAGCCGCCCGCCGCCTTTCGGGGTCACGACCGCTGGCGCCAGCAAGCGGCGCTGGACGCGCTGCTTGCGCACTTGGCGCGGCCCAACGCGCAGATTTTCGGCGAAACGTTGGTTTGGGGCGCGTTTGCAGCCGATGGCGGCGACGGCTGGCTGCTGGCGCTGCACGGCCCTGCCGCCCCCCATCGCCTGCACGCTCAGGCGCTGATCCTGGCCGCCGGCGCCTACGACCGCCCCATCCCCTTCCCCGGCTGGACGTTGCCCGGTGTGATGGCCGCCGGCGGGGTGCAAACGCTGATCAAGGGCCAGCGCCTGCTGCCGGGCCGCCGGGTGTTGCTTTCTGGCTCCGGGCCGCTGCAACTGGCCGTGGCCGCCGCCCTGGTGCACGCCGGGGCCGACGTGGTGGCCGTGTTGGAGGGGTCAGCGCTCGGCTTCTCGGCCCTGAAGCAAGCGCCTGCAGCCTGGGGCCAATGGTCGCGGCTGGCCGAAGGCTGGGGCTATCTGCGCACCCTGCGCGCGGCCGGCGCGCCCCTGCGTCGCGGCTGGGCGGTGGTGGCGGCGCACGGGCAAGGCGAAGTGCAGGAAGCGGTCATCGCCCGGCTCGACGCCGACTGGCGGCCCATCCCCGGCACGGCCCAGACCCTGGCCGTCGACACGATCGTGATTGGCTACGGCTTCATTCCCTCGACCGAACTGAGCCGATTGCTCGGCTGCGAGCATGATTTCGTTCCCGAACAGGGGGGCTACGTCCCCCGCCGCGACGACGAGATGCAGACGACATTGCCGGGCGTGTTTGCCGTGGGCGATGGCGCCGGCATCGGCGGGGCCGCGCTGGCGCAGATCGAAGGCCGCATCGCCGGCATCGCCGCCGCCCACCGCCTGGGCTTTGTGAGCGCCGCCGAGGCCGAGCAGATGAAGGCGGCGCTGCGCCCGCACTGGCAGCGCGAGCGCCGTTTCGCCGCCATGCTCGGCCGGCTGTTCACGCCCGGGCCGGGGCTGTACACCCTCGCCGACGACGACACCACCCTCTGCCGCTGCGAAGAGGTGACGGTGGGGCAGGTGCGCGCTGCCGCCGCCGATGGCGTGCAGTCGGTCAACGAGTTGAAAGGCTTGACGCGGGCCGGCATGGGCAACTGCCAGGGCCGCATCTGCGGCGAGCTGGCCGCGCGGCTGCTGGCCGACGCCGTGGGCGCCGACGCCGCCGACCCAAAACAGATCGAGGCGATGGGCCGCTTCACCGTCCGCCCACCCATCCATCCCCTGCCCCTCTCCGTCCTGGCCGCCGCCGCCGAACCCACACCCTGA